The following are encoded together in the Azospirillum lipoferum 4B genome:
- a CDS encoding cell envelope integrity EipB family protein → MLDRLSALPATVGTVLAATVTAGALLAATPVLAQPAATSMAAVAAKIQPHRAIYAMSLGSARNGSKVSDVRGRMMFEWADACDGWTTEQRFQLRFVYSEGDDMAMNTNYTTWEAKNGLRYRFNVRKLVNGELDEEVRGEANLQADGAGSAQFTKPEPQEMELPAGTMFPTAHTLAILDHAERNEPFFTRTIFDGSDAEGPTEVSTVAGKPGAPKEAGKDPLLKVGKSWPVRMAFFPLQSDSAQPEYEMSLRLLENGIAESMQIDYGDFTVNAVLEKIEALPKSGC, encoded by the coding sequence TTGCTCGACCGTCTCTCTGCCCTGCCGGCGACCGTCGGCACGGTCCTCGCCGCCACCGTCACCGCCGGTGCGCTCCTCGCGGCCACTCCCGTCCTGGCACAGCCGGCCGCCACCTCCATGGCGGCTGTCGCGGCCAAGATCCAGCCGCACCGGGCGATCTACGCCATGTCGCTGGGATCGGCACGCAACGGGTCGAAGGTCAGCGACGTCCGCGGCCGCATGATGTTCGAATGGGCCGACGCCTGCGACGGCTGGACGACGGAGCAGCGCTTCCAGCTGCGCTTCGTCTACAGCGAGGGCGACGACATGGCGATGAACACCAACTACACGACCTGGGAGGCGAAGAACGGCCTGCGCTACCGCTTCAACGTCCGCAAGCTGGTGAACGGCGAGCTGGACGAGGAGGTGCGCGGCGAGGCGAACCTCCAGGCCGACGGCGCTGGCAGCGCCCAGTTCACCAAGCCGGAACCGCAGGAGATGGAGCTGCCGGCCGGCACCATGTTCCCCACCGCCCACACGCTGGCGATCCTCGACCATGCCGAGCGGAACGAACCCTTCTTCACCCGCACCATCTTCGACGGATCGGACGCCGAGGGGCCGACCGAGGTGTCGACCGTCGCCGGCAAGCCGGGCGCCCCGAAGGAAGCCGGCAAGGATCCTCTGCTGAAGGTGGGCAAATCCTGGCCCGTCCGCATGGCCTTCTTCCCCCTGCAGAGCGATTCCGCGCAGCCGGAATATGAGATGAGCCTGCGCCTGCTGGAGAACGGCATCGCCGAGTCCATGCAGATCGACTATGGCGATTTCACCGTCAACGCCGTGCTGGAGAAGATCGAGGCGCTGCCCAAATCGGGCTGCTGA
- a CDS encoding replication-associated recombination protein A produces MAKRGESGEGAGLFESAAPRPLADRLRPRTLDEVVGQDHLLKPDGPLGRMVAARRLASMILWGPPGCGKTTIARLLAHSTDLHFEPLSAVFSGVADLRKVFDAARARRVAGQGTLLFIDEIHRFNRSQQDGFLPFVEDGTVTLVGATTENPSFELNAALLSRAQVFVLNRLDDAALEKLLSRAEVEMGRPLPLDADARAAVKAMADGDGRFCLNLCEELFALPGETVLDTNALAATIQRRAPLYDKAQEGHYNLISALHKSLRGSDTDAALYWYSRMLDGGEDPRYIARRLTRFAVEDIGLADPNALTQAIAAWEAYERLGSPEGELALAQLVIYLGTAPKSNAGYTAYKASVRAAKETGSLMPPKHILNAPTKLMKTIGYGKGYEYDHDTAEGFSGQNYFPEGMARREFYQPVERGFERDLRKRLDYWAKLRERRGEE; encoded by the coding sequence ATGGCGAAACGCGGCGAGTCGGGCGAGGGTGCCGGCCTGTTCGAGTCGGCGGCTCCCCGCCCGCTCGCCGACCGGCTGCGCCCGCGCACGCTGGACGAGGTGGTCGGACAGGACCATCTGCTGAAGCCCGACGGGCCGCTCGGCCGCATGGTCGCGGCGCGGCGGCTGGCCTCCATGATCCTGTGGGGGCCGCCCGGCTGCGGCAAGACCACCATCGCCCGCCTGCTGGCCCACAGCACCGACCTGCATTTCGAACCCTTGTCGGCGGTCTTCTCCGGCGTCGCCGACCTGCGCAAGGTCTTCGACGCCGCCCGCGCCCGGCGGGTGGCGGGGCAGGGGACCCTGCTGTTCATCGACGAGATCCATCGCTTCAACCGGTCGCAGCAGGACGGCTTCCTGCCCTTCGTCGAGGACGGCACCGTCACGCTGGTCGGCGCCACCACCGAGAATCCGTCCTTCGAGCTGAACGCGGCCTTGCTGTCGCGGGCCCAGGTGTTCGTGCTGAACCGGCTGGACGATGCGGCGCTGGAAAAGCTGCTGTCGCGGGCGGAGGTGGAGATGGGCCGCCCGCTGCCGCTGGACGCCGATGCGCGCGCCGCGGTGAAGGCGATGGCGGACGGCGACGGCCGCTTCTGCCTGAACCTGTGCGAGGAGCTGTTCGCGCTGCCCGGCGAGACGGTGCTGGACACCAACGCGCTTGCCGCCACCATCCAGCGCCGCGCCCCGCTGTACGACAAGGCGCAGGAGGGGCATTACAACCTCATCAGCGCCCTGCACAAATCGCTGCGCGGATCGGACACCGATGCGGCGCTCTATTGGTACAGCCGCATGCTGGATGGCGGCGAGGATCCGCGCTACATCGCCCGCCGGCTGACCCGCTTCGCGGTGGAGGATATCGGGCTGGCCGATCCCAACGCCCTGACCCAGGCCATCGCCGCCTGGGAAGCCTATGAGCGGCTCGGCAGCCCGGAAGGCGAGTTGGCGCTGGCGCAGCTGGTGATCTATCTGGGGACGGCGCCGAAGTCGAATGCCGGCTATACCGCCTACAAGGCGTCGGTGCGCGCGGCGAAGGAAACCGGCTCGCTGATGCCGCCCAAGCATATCCTGAACGCGCCGACCAAGCTGATGAAGACCATCGGCTACGGCAAGGGCTATGAGTACGACCACGACACCGCGGAGGGGTTCTCCGGCCAGAACTACTTCCCCGAGGGGATGGCACGGCGCGAATTCTATCAGCCGGTGGAGCGGGGATTCGAGCGCGACCTGCGCAAGCGGCTCGATTATTGGGCCAAGCTGCGCGAGCGGCGGGGGGAGGAGTAG
- a CDS encoding YqaA family protein, which yields MSAISFAESSFFPLPPDVMLVPMCLEKPKKLWFYTNICALASLLGGLLGYALGFYLFESVGRMIIDFYNAQESFQHFQEMFAEFGPWFLILKGVTPIPYKLLTITAGFAHLDLTVFILCSIVARFSRFYMIAILLHFYGPQVQEIIEKRLMLVATVLLVVVVGGLLSFKFV from the coding sequence ATGTCGGCGATTTCCTTCGCCGAAAGCTCCTTCTTCCCGTTGCCGCCGGACGTGATGCTGGTGCCGATGTGCCTGGAGAAGCCCAAGAAGCTGTGGTTCTACACCAACATCTGCGCGCTGGCGTCGCTGCTGGGCGGGCTGCTTGGCTATGCGCTGGGCTTCTATCTGTTCGAGAGCGTCGGACGGATGATCATCGACTTCTACAATGCGCAGGAGTCGTTCCAGCATTTCCAGGAAATGTTCGCCGAGTTCGGCCCCTGGTTCCTGATCCTGAAGGGGGTGACGCCGATCCCCTACAAGCTGCTGACGATCACCGCCGGATTCGCCCATCTCGACCTGACGGTCTTCATCCTCTGTTCGATCGTCGCGCGCTTCTCGCGCTTCTACATGATCGCCATCCTGCTGCATTTCTACGGGCCGCAGGTTCAGGAGATCATCGAGAAGCGCCTGATGCTGGTGGCCACCGTCCTGCTCGTCGTCGTGGTCGGCGGCCTGCTCAGCTTCAAGTTCGTCTGA
- the rplQ gene encoding 50S ribosomal protein L17: MRHGVSGRKFSKTSSHRKAMFSNMANAVIKHEQITTTLPKAKDLRPIVDKLITLGKKGGLANRRLAFAQLRDNETVTKLFTVLADRYKDRQGGYSRVLKAGFRYGDAADMAVFELVDRDVSAKGQNSGPTQDVAEAEGETAE, from the coding sequence ATGCGTCACGGCGTTTCGGGACGTAAGTTCAGCAAGACCAGCAGCCACCGCAAGGCCATGTTCTCGAACATGGCGAACGCGGTGATCAAGCACGAGCAGATCACCACCACCCTGCCGAAGGCGAAGGACCTGCGTCCGATCGTCGACAAGCTGATCACGCTCGGCAAGAAGGGTGGCTTGGCCAACCGCCGTCTGGCTTTCGCCCAGCTGCGCGACAACGAGACGGTCACCAAGCTGTTCACCGTTCTGGCGGACCGCTACAAGGACCGTCAGGGTGGCTACAGCCGCGTCCTGAAGGCCGGCTTCCGCTATGGCGACGCCGCCGACATGGCCGTGTTCGAGCTGGTCGACCGCGACGTCTCCGCCAAGGGCCAGAACTCCGGCCCGACGCAGGATGTCGCCGAGGCCGAAGGCGAGACCGCCGAGTAA